The following proteins are encoded in a genomic region of Xenopus laevis strain J_2021 chromosome 3L, Xenopus_laevis_v10.1, whole genome shotgun sequence:
- the il1b.L gene encoding interleukin-1 beta yields the protein MSLVPDLNSIPMESCSGDHEMFYSDSPSGMKNYMEDDSQWQSNPSHCSPYKLDVHVQITHGKGSLLSFRKAIILVVAVEKLKRGTKTFFGDEDLLGLLDSIFVEEEIAFSQATETFASTSRYRYQRAATCRIKDASNKCFVMQSFHGNAQLVALQLQGSNIEREEKVSMTFYTSTPLPGGNKRPVALGLSKSNLYLSCIATGDDQESPKIYLEKISNIKDLKGEDLNRFIFMKSRNGLKATSTHSFESAAFPGWYISTSQRENELVQIVHQKNQEDIKDFNIFPTA from the exons atgtcactGGTTCCTGACTTGAATTCCATCCCCATGGAGagctgcag tggGGACCATGAAATGTTTTACAGTGATAGCCCATCAGGAATGAAG AACTACATGGAAGATGATTCTCAGTGGCAATCAAACCCCAGCCATTGCTCCCCATACAAACTAGATGTTCATGTGCAGATCACACATGGAAAAGGCTCATTACTCTCCTTCAGAAAAGCCATCATCCTTGTGGTTGCTGTGGAAAAACTGAAAAGgggaacaaaaacatttttcggGGATGAGGATTTATTGGGCCTTCTGGATAGCATTTTTGTGGAAG AGGAAATTGCTTTCAGCCAAGCCACAGAAACGTTTGCCTCCACTTCCAGGTACCGCTATCAGAGGGCCGCCACTTGCAGGATTAAGGATGCTTCAAACAAGTGCTTTGTCATGCAGTCGTTCCATGGGAATGCCCAGCTGGTGGCTTTGCAGTTACAAGGGTCTAACATTGAAAGAGAGG AGAAAGTAAGCATGACTTTTTATACCTCCACGCCACTTCCAGGTGGAAACAAAAGGCCCGTTGCTTTGGGACTCTCTAAAAGCAATCTGTATCTGTCCTGCATTGCAACAGGAGATGATCAAGAGTCTCCAAAGATTTACTTGGAG AAAATAAGCAACATCAAAGACCTGAAGGGCGAGGACTTAAACCGTTTCATCTTCATGAAGTCTCGGAATGGCCTCAAAGCAACCTCCACCCACAGCTTTGAATCGGCTGCATTTCCAGGCTGGTACATCAGCACTTCCCAAAGGGAAAATGAGCTGGTGCAGATAGTTCATCAGAAGAACCAGGAAGACATCaaagattttaatattttcccAACTGCCTGA